TTGTCAAAAAAGTTGGCCAAAGGCCTAAGTACTGTCTCAAAATtaggaaaaagagagagagacgcCCGCCTGGACATCAAGCTGTCCAGGCTAGCTACAGACGATGAGGACTGCAGCTTCATTCCCCAAGATTTCCGTTAGTCATTGGTCCAAACAGGCTGGAGAGCTTCTGGCAGAAACGAAACCTACCAGCCAAAAGCAAACAAAACTTAAGAGAACTCAAGGAGAGGCAACATGCTTGCCACGCTGTTGCTCATTATAGTGACGGGGATAAAGCAATGGAAGAAGTATTCCATCAGAAACATCCACAGCAAGAATAAATGCAGCCCTAGCTTATCGTCTGTTGAAGATTATGCGAGCCTGGGATATCTATTGGAACCACTGCTTGGCATTTGaggttattatattaaaatacagtGATGATGATTGTGTTTTCATGTTGAAACCAAAAGGTAAAAGAGgaacttcattttttcttcttcttcctcgcaCATTCAAAAGCAACGAAAGTGGCATTCCATCAAGAACATTCGCAGCAAGAATAAATGCCTGTAGACCAACTTTTACCAAAACTGTGTTAGTCtgagaaaacacaaatattcaTAATCTGCAAGAACAAGGAGACCAGTTTGATTGTGCAACCGTTTGTAAAAGAGATTGAAATTCTTGATGACGATCTCGATCATCATGGTTGATGATTGCGGTCTTATATTGTCCATCATTTTCCTTCAAAAGGATGCAACGTTACTTTCCGTTGTCAGACTCGACCGAAATTTCGAAAGTGGGCCACGAACCATAACTGTAACTGGCCCACTTAAGACAATGTGTCCTATGTTTCCACTATAAGATATTTTGGGTGAACTTTTCTAGGCCACGTGTCCTTCAGATTTTGGCCGAATCCCTGAGAAGAAATTCACGGGGCACCTAGACCACGAGTCGTGCCATCCATAGGCTGGGCGTGGAGAACGAAGAGAACGAGAGGCAAAAGACCCTTTTGCCTTCCCTCATCTCTTGTCATTTTACAGCTTTACCAGATTTTCTATTAGAGTAATAGAGATATGTGGTAATATATTGGCTTGCATCAAATAGATTCACCAGAATATGGACTTGCTCATCGTTCTGTGAGTCCTATGACAAACAACTTTAGAGGCACGAGCATGCCTTTCCATTAAAGGTTTGATTAATGTTATAAACTATTatgtgattttaaataaaaaatgatcaaataaaaaaattgtccaGGAAGTTACTTTCCATTCAAATCTACCAATGGAAGATGAATAGCTtgcttttgttgtttgttttttttcagatGATCATGCTCACAGGCTTGACCTTACAGATCAATATGCAACTGGCCTTCTTTGTTATGGGTCAGGAGTCAGGAGTGCTGCCCTACCCAGGTCTAGAcatttggtttctttttataaagaatttatgatttattttttttaatttaattaaaaataattaaaataaacatttagcaaacAGTCTTTTTGTACAGCCCTTcatggttttagtttttatttttatttttcttataaatatttatttttattatcatataattaaataaaaatagattttaaagagGTCCCCACGACAACGCTCTAGtatattattcttatatttttctaatatatttgggtcaaaatcatcaaaacataattatatttttataaataaaataatatccaattatctttaaaaatatataagtttgaccatattacatattaataataaattacatgAACAATCATTTTATCTTGTACATTATTAccaactataattttatttacatattttattatgtcatgtctctttatcttcattattttttttataacgaaATAGTAATCAAGCACTGCTACTTTAatgattcatgtttttttattcctcgagttaattttttttattcccttaactttttttttcaaataaaaattacttagaaaaaaatactaCCATATTCTAAAAAACACTTAGGAATCAATGTTGTCAAAAAAGTGAATTGACCCTTAAAatcttatgattttacgagtcaacatatatttaacatatcaaatcagattaaaacttgaaaactgGTAAAATCGATCAAACTCTTTCAAATTCAGTAAAATTGGTAAAATTGAATCGAtttacaaatttgaaaaaaatataaaattgtgtaTTCTGGTAAtctataccttaatattttcattgttttaatttatatcttCCAAAACTTGTGCAATTTGATAATCAAGAgcttcaatttgattataattattataatttttttaacaatacaggttatttgtggatttttatttctgtaaaattaaaatacatattcattcttcataattttttatgtaaactattaatatatcaattgaTATATTACTCTGTTTTAGCtggcaaatatatataataaaagttgTAAATTGGCATGCTTAACCCCTTAAGTAATTAACGTTAAATTGtttatcaaaatttgaaagGACTCGTTTCTTGTAAATGACAAAGTAAATGGGTCGATTTATCCACAAAATAGAGATATcaatgtgaataaaataaaggtgtttgaacttttatattgtttattttatttttattttaatcgtattatattgttatttactatttaattgagattgttaatatataattaattaaaatatttttcttataatcttataatttagatttatatatatatattttgtatcgtgttaaaaaaatatatttgataaatttgcATGGAATGACATGGCCAAACACTCGTAAATCTTTAAAATGGCCCCAGCTTAACATCTCTATTCACGCACCTTCAAAGAATCATCCATTGGCGCATAAGACAAATACTTGTCACAATGTGAttgtagttgctttttaaacaactttttgtaccaaaatacatgtcaatgatttttttatttttaaaaaaattatttttgacatcaatacatcaaaatgatttgaaaacactaaaaatatattaatttgacgttaataaaaaaatttcaaactttttcaaaaagcgcttttgaaacaCAGAAATAAACAGTTAGTAACATCAATATGTACCCTTATTTGTGTGTTTgtttcaacattcaacttgttcTCTAAAAAgcttttcagattgttttttattaaaaaaatattttatttatatttcattttattttaataatttcaatacattaatattaaaaatatataaaatatatttttaattaaaaaacacttttataaaACACACACTTGCAAACACACACTTAAGTCATGGTCACGCAATACaaatagttaaataataaataccaaTCCTCTATGATTAACTGGTCCAAATGAAATcccaaatccaaaaataaataaataataataatcatagcAGGCATGATCCTATAATTTCAAGCAATGAACCCACTAGAGACAACACTGCAAGCACACAAGCAGCAGTGGGTATCAGCTACGGCGTGGGGCCTCTCTTATCTTATTATAGACTGAATCAGCAATTCCAAAGTTCCACTCACCTGGCGGACTCACCGTATAAAAATCACAAGAGACCCATTCCGCCCCGCAGGGTAAATCTTATTAGTCCTTGTAGATTTGGAGATGTTTCACTTTGATCTGTCTAGTTTATCATTTCCGAGGGCAAACTCAGTGGTTTCTCAAAAAGCGGCAATCCAGGACATTTGGCTGATGAATAGCTAGCAAGAGCCAGGGGCTAGCCCACctttataattactttttttttttttttatctccataTTTTTGAGCTTTTAAGAAATTTCTCGGAATACTTTCACATATCTAAGAGCATGGAGGGAGAAGATGAAAGAAAGAcgagaaaaatgaaagaaaatgaaatcatCGATAAGTTTTTTTAAGGCTATTTAACAACCAAGAAACAAAGCAGAGTCACTTGAGTTTTTTATGAGCATTTATTTGTATAGTATCATTTCATGGTCTGGCTTTCTTCGTTgatttaaacatttttattccttgcataaaaaaaaaaggatgctgTGGGATTTAGATTGGGATATTTTAAGAGCTGTGGTGTCAAAATGAAAGACTTCTTAATAAAGGGGCTAAAAAAGagtttacaaaaaaacaagggtGAAAATGAGGGAAATTTATATCCAACCTGGAGTGttcaaacaaaacataaacaGAAGGGATTCAGCTGTTGTTTTTGTTGCAGTctaactgtattttttttttttaaattatttttaaaattttattttttaattattttggtgtgttaatattaaaaataaaatttaaaaaaataaaaaaatattattttaaaatatttctaaatcaaaacacttaaaaaataaaatctctaacatattttaaaaaaataaaaatcacagtCTCATATGTGTGTGAACGTGAGGGTGTCATTTCACCTATAACATTACAAAGAGAATAAGTTCCTTTCTTGTTCGCATTAAATTAAATGCTGCTTTTATCATTCATTCTCACTCCTCGCTGTTTCTGTCTCGTATCCTTctcccctttttatttttttaattcaacatcTTATTGATCAGAGACACACGAGAAAAAACAGCCCCCCATTCCCTCTCCCATTTGCCGATGCCATCAACTAAAAGACAACAAGCATACACGCTTAACTCTCatggccaccaccaccaccactacttCAACAGCCAAAGCTCAACTTATTAAAGTCCAAGCTCAGCCCATCAAGCCCAAACGCCGTAGATTCCGTGAAACCACCATTTCCTCCTCTGCCTCCACCACCACAACAAATAACTCTGAATCCGCCTGCTACCTGACCCAAACCCGAAAACATGACTCCCCAACAATAGCCTCTCCAGAAAACTTTTGGTTCCGTCCAGCTTCTAAACCTCTCCCAACTCCGCCTCCGCCATCACCGCCTCCACAGAAAACTCGTTTCCCCATTAACCATAGTCCACAACCCGACCCGGTTACAACCTCACCTTCAGAATTCAAGATCCTGTTGTCTCCAGGAAGTCAGTCACCAGTGATGGAATTTACAACAACAGCACTACTAACAAATGGCCACCACCAAATTGCTTCTCCAAATGAACACTCATCTTTCCCTTCTAGTTTTACCAAGTTTAACTCTGCACTCACTGCCGGTTTGTTGAACCCTATGTCACCTCCACCTGATCATAAACCCCGGTCAAGCCCGACCCTTTTTGAAATGATGGCTAGTGAACCCGAAATGCAACCCAGAAACATAACCCAGATACCCATTATCGGCAATAATGGAAATATCAATGTCAAAAACACACAGAGCAGTCAAATGTCGGTTCAGGATAGACAAGCTTTAATCTTGCAACGTATAACTAACATTCTGGGAAACAGGAGTCCTGGTAATCAGTTTAATGATTCGAGTTCTAGTGATGTGAACTTGACATTGAGTTCTAAAGATGGTATTAGTGTTTCAATGAATGTGCATAGGCAGATCTTGGTGGGTCATAGTCGGTTTTTTGCGGTGAAGTTGTCGGATAAGTGGGCTAATAAGCAACAAAGGATGTCTGCTCCTTATGTTGTGGAGATTGCTGATTGTGATGATGTTGAGGTTTATATTGAGACTCTGAGGTTGATGTATTGTAAGGATCTGAGAAGGAAGCTTATGAAAGAGGATGTGTCTAGAGTTCTTGGTATTTTAAAGGTaaagtctttgttttttaatttttgttgttgttagagACAGCAGAGATAGAAagtaaattgctttttttttttttttaacacaagtTGATATGTTTACTCGAGAAGAAACTATGGAAATAGATAGGTACagttaaaaaactttatttatgttcttggtaGTTGAGGAAATGCAGGCTGTTCTTGTTTTCTGaaagttttgatctttattGTTGACTGAATATTTTCATGAGGTGCTTAATctgtttattgtgtttttttttttctccttttctttttgtaggtTTCTGCAGCAATTGGGTTTGATGCTGGGGTTTTATCTTGCTTGGAGTACTTAGAGGCAGCTCCATGGGCTGAGGATGAAGAGGAGAAGGTGGCTTCACTTCTGTCGGAGCTTCGCCTTGAAGGGGTTGGAGTGAGTGAAGTTTTGAAGAGGGTTTCTGTTGAAGTCACTAATGGAACTCAAGATGGTGGCGACAATGAAGAAGTGCTTCTCAAGCTTTTACATGTGGTTCTGGAAGGGAAAGATGAGAAAGCAAGGCGTGAGATGAAAGGATTATTGTCGAAGATGCTTCGTGAGAATTCTTCTCAGAATTACCTTCGGAAAGAGTCATTGTACTTGGCATGTAATGGGTGTTTGCAATTGCTTCAAGACCATTTTCTCCGGGCAGCCTCAGGGATTTTGAATGATGTTGGACAAATCGCGCGGCAAGCAGATAACTTGCATTGGATTTTGGATATTTTGATTGATAGACAGATCGCTGaagattttttgaaaacatgggCCTCTCAATCTGAATTGTCTGCTGTACATTCTAAAATTCCAGCTATTCACAGGTATGAGGTTAGTAGAGTTACAGCTAGGTTGTTTGTTGGGATCGGAAAGGGGCAGCTGTTGGCTTCCAAAGAAGCAAGGTCTTTGCTTCTACAGACGTGGTTAGTGCCATTTTACGATGATTTTGGTTGGATGAGGAGGGCAACAAAAGGCCTTGATCGACATTTGATTGAAGATGGTCTTAGTAACACAATTTTAACTCTGCCACTAGCTTGGCAGCAGGATATTTTGCTTGCTTGGTTTGATCGATTCCTGAATTCTGGTGAAGATTGCCCTAATATACAAAGGGGATTTGAAGTTTGGTGGAGGAGGGCATTTTGGAGACGTCGTGGTGAGCAGGAAAGGACACGGCCAATAAGAATTACAACTGCAACCATTGAGAACTCATAACAAGTTAGAGCTTCCATGATGCAGGATATGATGGTGAAGAGGTGATGGTTTCTTACGGGCCAGTTGTGATCAGTTTGGTCTTGACTGCAAATCAACGATTCtcattcttcttcctttctaaACCAGGGCCAACAAATAATGTTGGAGTGAAAATTGCATAGAGGTGAATGGCGTGTTTTGAGTCCTGAAATAGCTAGGTTTAGTCTGGAAGAAGATTGAAAGAATTTGGATGCTACTTCCACAATTTATtgggattaaacaataatagagATTGCTTCTTTTGTTCAACTCGATACTTAATTCAGTAGTTATCTCTCTTTATTACTCTTACATTGCTTGTTATCTTGTTAGGTTAGGTGTATCCTAATCatcatatataaaattgttCTTTAAATTATGATCATCACTTAGTGTATTGCTTCTCTGTTTGAAGGGGACAAATCTGTTTTCTATTTCTAGACCAAGATCGCTGCTGGTTTTATGTCTGAATCCTTTTGGATTGGTTGGTCTTTCACAATGTAGCTAACTCATGGTATAATATGAATATCTGAGAAATGCAACGGGCTCTCACAGTGTCAATACTTGAGAATTTATGTGTGGGTTAATGCTGGTATGTTCTTTTGAAACATCATTTGTAAATGGCCTTGTTGGCAGAACCAAACTTCCTCGAAACTCTGTCATATGTCAGGAAGGAAGCAATAAATAAA
This region of Populus alba chromosome 3, ASM523922v2, whole genome shotgun sequence genomic DNA includes:
- the LOC118028440 gene encoding BTB/POZ domain-containing protein At1g63850, with the protein product MATTTTTTSTAKAQLIKVQAQPIKPKRRRFRETTISSSASTTTTNNSESACYLTQTRKHDSPTIASPENFWFRPASKPLPTPPPPSPPPQKTRFPINHSPQPDPVTTSPSEFKILLSPGSQSPVMEFTTTALLTNGHHQIASPNEHSSFPSSFTKFNSALTAGLLNPMSPPPDHKPRSSPTLFEMMASEPEMQPRNITQIPIIGNNGNINVKNTQSSQMSVQDRQALILQRITNILGNRSPGNQFNDSSSSDVNLTLSSKDGISVSMNVHRQILVGHSRFFAVKLSDKWANKQQRMSAPYVVEIADCDDVEVYIETLRLMYCKDLRRKLMKEDVSRVLGILKVSAAIGFDAGVLSCLEYLEAAPWAEDEEEKVASLLSELRLEGVGVSEVLKRVSVEVTNGTQDGGDNEEVLLKLLHVVLEGKDEKARREMKGLLSKMLRENSSQNYLRKESLYLACNGCLQLLQDHFLRAASGILNDVGQIARQADNLHWILDILIDRQIAEDFLKTWASQSELSAVHSKIPAIHRYEVSRVTARLFVGIGKGQLLASKEARSLLLQTWLVPFYDDFGWMRRATKGLDRHLIEDGLSNTILTLPLAWQQDILLAWFDRFLNSGEDCPNIQRGFEVWWRRAFWRRRGEQERTRPIRITTATIENS